From Micromonospora carbonacea:
TGAGGCGTGGGTTTGACGGGGTGGAACTGTGGCTCGGGCGGGCCGGGCTTCAGCGGGGCGGCGTCGGGAGGCCGGCGGCGACCTGGGTGAAGGCGTCGGTGATGAGGCGCTCGATCGGGGTGGGCGGGTCGGCGCTGTCGAGGTAGTGCTGCATGGCGACGGCGACGGCGGCGCTGGCGGCGGCCGCGACGAGCCGTGGGTACATGTCGGTGGTGAGGTCGGTGCCGGTGCGCTCGGCGACGGCGGCGGCCAGCCCGGCCTCGGCGATCGCGGCGGCGCGCAGCCGCTCGCCCTGGAGCGCGGGCTCGGCGAGCATGGTCCGCACGCCGGCCACCCACTGCGCATGGGCGGGGGACGGCATCGCCTCGACCTCGGGGCCGGGCGTGAACTGTTCCAGCGCCGCCGCGGTGAGCGCCGCCCAGAGCGGCTCGTCGGCGGGGCGTTCGCGTAGCGCGGCGGCGGTGCGCAGGCTGCGGTCGAGGTGGCGGGAGGCGATCGCCTCCGCCTTGCTGGAGAAGTAGTTGTTGAAGGTGCGCGGGGAAACGCCGGCCGCCTCGGCGATGTCCTCGACGCGGACGTTGTCGTAGCCGCGCTCGGCGGTGAGGCGGATAGCTGCCCAGCCGAGCGCCGCCCGCGTCTCGGCCTTCTTGCGCTCCCGCAGCCCTGTCATGCGACCACCCTAGCATTAGTTGCGTGGAACGCAAAAATGCGTGTCACGCAAAGAGTGGTCGCCGGGTGCGGCACCCGCCCGGCGCGTCCCCTGGTCGGGAGCCGCCCGGCCGCCGGCCAAGACTGGGGTCCCGGACCAGGGAGAACCCCGGT
This genomic window contains:
- a CDS encoding helix-turn-helix domain-containing protein, whose product is MTGLRERKKAETRAALGWAAIRLTAERGYDNVRVEDIAEAAGVSPRTFNNYFSSKAEAIASRHLDRSLRTAAALRERPADEPLWAALTAAALEQFTPGPEVEAMPSPAHAQWVAGVRTMLAEPALQGERLRAAAIAEAGLAAAVAERTGTDLTTDMYPRLVAAAASAAVAVAMQHYLDSADPPTPIERLITDAFTQVAAGLPTPPR